The DNA sequence ATGTCACAAGAACTGATATGTTTACCAAACTTTCTCATGCTCATATTCATTTTAATCAAGTTTCATTCAGTTTTGAAATGTCACAATTGACAAACCAAAAGACCCAGAACCCATCATTTTTACACATCATAGGGAATGAGTAAATGACCCTTTCGAGTTTTGAGTGACAACTTATGCAATGCCACATAAAGTAAACAGCACACATTTACTAACAATATATACAACAAAAATTCCACATACGCATCAAACCATCAAGAAAATAACTTACTATCTTGAGACAACTTTAGCAATGCCACATAACACAATATTTCAACAAaacttcacacacacacacacacataaagaaACCAACTTACCATCTTGTGTCACAAGTGGATAATCATGAGCATCAAGGTTAATAAACCAATCCCAATTCTCCGAAAGACGAAGAAGCATCGCAGCACCATGTAAAGTAGCTGAAACAGAAGAGCAACCATATGGGTCTCTAAAATCAGCCTTGCCAATCACATTAACATTCTTGGCAGCCTTAAAAATCGGAACTTGCTCAACTTCAAGTGCCAAATTTTCCCTCTCAGCTTTCGAAGCTGTAAGATCAAGGTGAAGTAAGTACTGGTTCTTGGGGTGGTAAGCTGAGAGCAAGACCCGGATGACCCGACCCGAATCACCCTTTGACCCAGAAATGAGGTAAGCTATTGATGGGGTTGAAGAATTGGTGGGGTGGTGTGGAAACAGAAAAGGGTCAGAGGAGAGAGAAGGGGTGGGAGAGAATGTGGagagatagagaatgaagaggagagagaagatGATGGTGGTGGAGAGGTAGTAGATGGTGGTGTTGGGTGGTTGTGTTTGAGTTTGCATTGTCAAAAAGATCTGATTTTTTTCTTGTTTAGTGAAAAAGATTTGatctttattttatatgaaGTTGATGATTATTGGGATGTGAGATTTGCTAAAAGCCTAAAACTAGTGTAATGCGTGTGGTTAGAGCAATGGCAGCTGGTGAGACTTTTTGATTAGGTGAGGCTTTAGCTTTTGGTGATTGAGCTACAGGACAGGATCATCTCATTTTACTAAGCTTAGTTATATAAATACAAGCAAGAGTGGTAATACAAATATACAATAACAAGACACATTGTAAATTTGTACTATAGTTAGTTAAGGTACAGGAACAATCAGCCAAATAATTCGTGCAATGTCAATCCGAGATTTTTTTAAGTATGTTCACAAGAACGCAGGCAAATTTTAAGTTATGaatttatttcttaatttttgtttCTGTGTTTATACGTGTGATGGAAATTATATTCCGAGCTAAATTTGAGATAAATATTGTTAGGATCCGGGTCCCTGAAAGTTGAATGTGTCTAACCAGTTGCTTTCTATGCAGGATTGTTGAGAATTCACACATTCATTGCCATATTAAAAAgatcaaatacaaatcaacATGACATGAGTAAAAAACAAACACACAAATGAcatatggatgatgatgcaAAGCAAACTGATCAATAGTTGAGATGAATGGTAATTCTCAACAATGTCTCTACCCCATCTGTGACATGCTGACCAGCTGGTATGAGTGAACGAACCTCTGCAAACCCACACGCGTGTTTAAACTTTCCAGTACCTCCTGTTACTGACAGCCGGGACATGGTACTTCCTATCCTGAACACTCCAAAGAAGTTGAGGCTATCGCCATACTCTCCCCCTTCCAGCATCGCGGTAAAAGCCATCATCTGTGTGCTCCCGTCTGCAGAGCTTGCAACGTAGACTCCTTGAGCTTTTCCTACTGCCTGTGAGCCCAACTCAGGTGCTGTGGTCAATATGTCATCAATGACTGTGATTGTTCCAAAACCTAGTCCTAAGTTATCCGGTCCCAATTGTGTCTGGACACCATTGTTGTTGGGATTTCCAGCAAACCTTGTACCTGATAAGCCAGTGCCAAGTGGAATGCCATTGCCATTGACTGTTGGAATGGCACCGTTGGAATTGGGAATAGCTACCCCCTTTGGTGGCAGAAAGCCTACTGGCCTAGCAAATGGTACTTGACCGCTATAGATGTTTCCTAATAAGCCCGTGATTGGCCTAGCTGTAGGACTGTTGCCTCCAAGAATGTCGTGCATGTATATCTCAATAACAGGTACTTCGGCGACTGGTGGATCAATTGCAGCCACTAATGTTGCTACCTGCACAACTGCAAGCAAAGCAGCGACGAGAATAGAAGCTGATAATTGCTTCAACATCTTGAAATATCTGTATTGGAGAAGGATATGTTTAATTTGAAGCGCTTGAAGAATGTAATTGTTATAATCTATTAGACCCTGATGTTGCTCTTTATATACACACTTTTCTGTGGAATCAGAGGTGGAGTTGTTTCTAATGAGTGAAGTTGTTAGAGTTGTGGTTAATGttgattttcaattatataacaCATTAAAATTAGTTGATAAATGAAACACAGCCATCCATTTCTTTCTGGAGCTGTTGGTTGCTGTTGCAGCAAAACCACTTACTCTGCAAAGAGAACTTTGAATTATCACAAGAATTCAGTCATCAACAAAATCTCACAAAACTCCATTCAATTGTACGAAAGTCGACAATATGATGTAAATTCACAAATTTACTGATACTAGcctatgttttttttacacttCTAAATTCCTGCAGCTGTTTTAATAAGAGTAGTTGAACCACTCAATAACAAATGAAGAATGATTAGCTAACGATAGCAAGTGACCAAAACACTTGCTGTATGCACTTTACAGTTTAACAAAAATCATTGTGACTCTAAAGAATCAATCTGCTGCCCTCCTTCCTCTTCATGATTTGCAACTCGTGTTGGGTTTTAGTTTCTACCTATGAGATTAAAAGCCCAATAGGATTACCCTTGTTTTGGCCCACAAGGAGATAAAAATAAAGGGaaccctatatataaatataggaggAGATTTGTGAAAATAAGCAAGAGAGAAAATAGGCAAAAGAGATATATTGTGTGAAAATTCGCAGGAAATTTTCTGGTTGCGCTGGCTGCCTTGTTTTTGCGTTTCCCGGAGTTCCAACGGTCGGATCGTCCTGAATTTCGGACAGCATCTTCCTAACACCgatatctaaattctgaacggTGGAGATCGGATTCGGAGGTGTATTTGAGGGGCTGGGCAGTAGCTAAAGAGCCGTGGAGAGGCTGAACCTAGCCGTGGGTCTTTGTTCTTTTGTTGCTTATTTGGTTCCATACTTCTTGACGAGTTATTCCAAGAGTGTGAAGGTGATTGTATTCCTCTAGTTTTATCTGGAGAAGAACTTGGTGTTTTacccatataatttatcatagtgaattgtttgggtggactacggtcccgtggtttttactcctttcattgagggggttttccacgtataattcttggtgtcttgtttattatttattgttgcttttcttgtttgtttcaTCGAAGGTTCATACAAGTAGGGGAAGTATTGTCCAACGAAGATTAATTCCGCACTTAGCAGTTGCCGTTGTGGTCACTTTTTCCCATCagattggtatcagagccaggttgtgTTTTTTGAACTTGTTTGAACGATGGAAACGAATACGAGTAGAATGGTTAATTTGAATGGTTCTAATTATCATGTTTGGAAAGGGAAGATGGAGGATCTTCTTTATGTGAAGGAATATTATCTACCCGTGTTTACTACGGAGAAGCCTGCAAATAAAACCGAGCAAGAATGGACTATTTTGCATCGACAGGTTTGTGGGTATATACGGCAATGGGTGGATGATAATGTTTTGAACCATATTAGTGGAGAGACACATGCGCGTACTTTGTGGAACAAGCTCGAGCAACTCTATGCTCGAAAGACGGGAAATAATAAGTTGTATCTGATTAAACAGTTGATGTCTCTACGATATCAAGATGGCACTACAATTTCTGATCACTTGAATGCATTCCAAGGAATTATGAATCAGCTTGCTGGAATGGGTATCAAGTTTGAAGATGAGATACAGGGATTGTGTCTTTTGGGTACTTTACCAGATTCTTGGGAGACATTCAGGATGTCTTTGTCGAACTCAGCTCCGGATGGTATTATCAGTATGGAACTAGCTAAGAGCAGTATTCTGAATGAAGAGATGAGAAGAAAGTCACAGGGTTCCTCTTCACAGTCAGAAGTCCTAGTCACCGAAAGGAAGGGGAGAGCTCAAAGCAGAGGTCCAACCAATAGAGGTAATCAACGGAGTAGTTCTAGAGGTAAGTATTCTAATGTTGAGTGTTATCATTGTGGTAAGAAAGGACATACGAAAAAGTTCTGCAGAAAGTTGAAGCGagaaaataaaaagagctcAGACAACGATCAGACGAAAACTGACAGTAGTAATGATAATTCTGTGGTGATTGCTACTACTGATGAGCACCTGATTTGTTGTGATGGTGATATTGTTAACCTTGCACAAGATGATATGAGTTGGGCTATTGATAGTGGTGCTTCGTGTCATGTTACGTCACGAAGGGACTTCTTTACATCTTATACTTCTGGTGATTTTGGAGATGTTAAAATGGGTAATAGTGGCATATCAAAAGTTGTTGGCGTCGGTGAGGTATGTCTGAAGTTTGACACGGGCATGGAGTTATTTCTTCATGATGTGAAGCACGTTCCAGATATGCGAATGAATTTAATTTCGACAGGCCTTCTTGATGATGAAGGGTATGTTAGCAGCTTTGGTAATGGTCAATGGAAGCTCACTCAGGGTTCTTTAATTGTTGCAAGAGGAAAGAGGTGTCCGAAATTATATATGACACAACCTAAAGTCTCTACTGACATTGTTAACGCTGTGGAGAATGTTGATATGATTGATTTATGGCATAAGAGACTTGCTCACATGACTGAAAAAGGAATGAATATGCTGTCGAAGAAAAAGGTATTATCTGGTCTGACTGATATACATTTGAAAAGGTGTTCTCACTGTGTTGCTGGCAAGCAAAACAGAGTTTCTTTTAAGAGTCGTCCTCCCTCTCGTAGAGAGCATGTACTTGACTTGGTGCATTCCGATGTTTGTGGTCCCATGAAAACCCGAACCAATGGTGGTTCATTATACTTTGTTACATTCATCGATGATCATTCAAGGAAGTTGTGGGTTTATACCTTGAAGACTAAAGATCAAGTATTAGACGTGTTTAAGCATTTTCAGGCTTTAGTTGAGAGACAGACTGGGAAGAAACTGAAATGTATCCGGACAGATAATGGAGGGGAGTATACAGGTCCCTTTGATGTGTATTGCAGACAGCAGGGTATTCGGCATCAAAAGACTCCACCAAAGACACCTCAGCTTAATGGTTTGGCAGAGAGGATGAACAGAACACTTGTGGAGCGGGTCAGATGTTTACTTTCACATGCTGAGTTGCCGATGTCTTTCTGGGGTGAGGCACTGAATACTGCGGTAAATGTATTAAATCTCTCACCTTGTGTTCCTTTACAGTTTGATATTCCAGATAGAGTTTGGAGTGGTAAAGATGTTTCTTATGATCATTTGcgtgtctttggatgcaaggCTTTTGTGCATATTCCCAAAGATGAAAGGTCTAAACTAGATGTGA is a window from the Daucus carota subsp. sativus chromosome 8, DH1 v3.0, whole genome shotgun sequence genome containing:
- the LOC108199017 gene encoding dirigent protein 18, with the protein product MLKQLSASILVAALLAVVQVATLVAAIDPPVAEVPVIEIYMHDILGGNSPTARPITGLLGNIYSGQVPFARPVGFLPPKGVAIPNSNGAIPTVNGNGIPLGTGLSGTRFAGNPNNNGVQTQLGPDNLGLGFGTITVIDDILTTAPELGSQAVGKAQGVYVASSADGSTQMMAFTAMLEGGEYGDSLNFFGVFRIGSTMSRLSVTGGTGKFKHACGFAEVRSLIPAGQHVTDGVETLLRITIHLNY